In one window of Denticeps clupeoides chromosome 2, fDenClu1.1, whole genome shotgun sequence DNA:
- the qrfprb gene encoding pyroglutamylated RF-amide peptide receptor, translating to MTSSTEMATITPEALKELLKYYNLSRQDFIQTYNIQPLVYIPELPSGAKSSFVLMYTLIFILALVGNSLVVYVVVRKRAMLTSTNIFICSLAVSDLLITFFCVPFTLLQNISSEWLGGVLVCKTVPFVQTTAIVTGILTMTCIAVERYQAIVYPLKMKRQYTPRRAYKMLGVVWAVSVVVGSPMLFVQQLEVKYDFLYDHHHVCCQERWRSLAHRQVYTTFIMVALFLLPLAAMLFLYTRIAFELWICKRVGDSSVLSTMNHREVNKISRKKKRAVKMMVTIVLLFTICWAPFHTVHMLFEYNDLESKYDEVTVNMIIAVVQAIGFFNSFNNPIVYAFMNENFKKSCLSTLSACIWKSNHRNGGGEQANMSVQFSQPFKRQAFQVNGEDNGSKHHLAESGPSSSSNMFLAFPEVKISAVTSELPTTSSRPT from the exons atGACTTCCTCCACTGAGATGGCAACTATAACCCCCGAGGcgctgaaggagctgctgaagtACTACAACCTCTCCAGGCAGGACTTCATCCAGACCTACAACATCCAGCCGCTGGTGTACATCCCGGAGCTGCCGTCCGGGGCGAAGAGCTCGTTCGTGCTGATGTACACGCTGATCTTCATCCTGGCCCTGGTGGGCAACAGCCTGGTGGTGTACGTGGTGGTGCGGAAGCGGGCGATGCTCACCTCCACCAACATCTTCATCTGCTCGCTGGCCGTCAGCGACCTGCTCATCACTTTCTTCTGCGTGCCGTTCACCCTGCTGCAGAACATCTCGTCCGAGTGGCTGGGAG gggtCTTGGTTTGCAAGACGGTCCCTTTTGTCCAGACCACTGCGATAGTGACCGGCATCCTCACCATGACCTGCATCGCGGTGGAGCGCTACCAGGCTATAGTGTACCCGCTGAAGATGAAGAGGCAGTACACCCCCCGAAGAGCGTACAAGATGCTAG GGGTCGTCTGGGCTGTTTCCGTCGTCGTTGGATCCCCCATGCTCTTCGTCCAGCAGCTGGAG GTCAAGTACGACTTCCTTTATGACCACCACCACGTGTGCTGCCAGGAACGCTGGCGCTCCCTCGCCCATCGCCAGGTCTACACCACCTTCATCATGGTGGCGCTGTTTCTCCTGCCCCTGGCCGCCATGCTGTTCCTCTACACCCGAATTGCGTTCGAGTTGTGGATCTGCAAGCGTGTGGGCGACTCCTCGGTCCTGAGCACCATGAACCACCGGGAGGTCAACAAGATCTCAAG GAAGAAGAAGCGTGCTGTCAAGATGATGGTCACCATTGTGCTCCTTTTCACCATCTGCTGGGCTCCATTTCACACAGTTCACATGCTATTTGAGTACA ATGATCTGGAGAGTAAATATGATGAAGTCACAGTCAACATGATCATTGCTGTGGTGCAGGCCATTGGATTCTTCAACTCTTTCAACAACCCCATTGTCTACGCCTTCATGAACGAGAACTTCAAGAAGAGCTGCTTGTCCACTTTGTCAGCCTGCATTTGGAAATCCAACCACAGAAATGGCGGTGGGGAACAGGCCAACATGAGCGTGCAGTTCTCACAGCCCTTCAAGCGGCAGGCTTTTCAGGTCAATGGAGAAGACAATGGATCCAAGCACCACCTGGCCGAAAGCGGACCCTCGTCCTCCTCCAACATGTTTTTGGCATTCCCAGAGGTCAAGATTTCTGCTGTCACCTCAGAGCTACCAACAACCAGCTCTCGGCCAACATAA